From a single Bacillus sp. NEB1478 genomic region:
- a CDS encoding PhoH family protein — MSETKRLNSLQLENTSEASSLFGPNDAFLKVIEDKLHVNIVTRGEDILVSGELEKAQMVEEILFVLLKLVRKGIKISERDIVYAVQLAEKNMLDELSELYEEEIAVTAKGKPIRVKTLGQRHYVQSMRKNDLVFGIGPAGTGKTYLAVVMAVNALKDGRIKKIVLTRPAVEAGESLGFLPGDLKEKVDPYLRPLYDALHDLLGAEHTERLIERGTIEIAPLAYMRGRTLDESFVILDEAQNTTPEQMKMFLTRLGFGSKMVITGDITQIDLPRGKESGLKVTKQRLEKVNGIDFIYLKQLDVVRHPLVQRIIEAYEASEE, encoded by the coding sequence TTGTCAGAAACAAAAAGACTTAATTCATTACAACTGGAAAATACTTCGGAAGCGTCTTCATTGTTCGGGCCGAACGATGCCTTCTTAAAAGTGATTGAAGACAAGCTTCATGTGAACATAGTTACCCGCGGAGAAGATATTTTAGTTTCTGGGGAGCTTGAAAAAGCGCAGATGGTCGAAGAGATTTTGTTTGTTCTGCTCAAATTAGTTCGAAAAGGAATTAAAATATCAGAACGGGATATTGTCTATGCAGTTCAGCTTGCCGAGAAGAACATGCTAGATGAATTAAGCGAACTTTATGAAGAAGAAATTGCAGTTACCGCTAAAGGAAAGCCAATTCGTGTAAAAACACTCGGGCAGCGCCATTATGTACAATCAATGAGAAAAAATGATCTTGTGTTTGGCATTGGACCAGCAGGCACAGGTAAAACATACTTAGCTGTTGTTATGGCAGTCAACGCACTTAAAGATGGCAGAATAAAGAAAATCGTACTTACACGACCGGCTGTAGAGGCTGGGGAAAGTTTAGGCTTTTTACCCGGTGACCTCAAGGAGAAAGTAGATCCATACCTGCGGCCTCTATACGATGCTCTTCATGACCTTTTAGGTGCTGAGCATACAGAAAGACTCATTGAGCGCGGTACGATTGAAATTGCCCCTTTAGCGTATATGAGAGGGCGTACACTGGACGAAAGCTTTGTTATACTTGATGAAGCACAAAATACAACTCCGGAACAGATGAAAATGTTTTTAACTCGTCTCGGTTTTGGATCAAAAATGGTAATTACAGGTGATATCACACAAATCGATTTGCCACGTGGAAAAGAATCTGGATTAAAGGTTACAAAACAAAGATTAGAAAAAGTAAATGGCATTGATTTTATTTATTTAAAACAGTTAGATGTGGTTAGGCATCCTCTTGTCCAAAGGATCATTGAAGCATATGAAGCGTCTGAAGAATAG
- a CDS encoding HD family phosphohydrolase, whose protein sequence is MTNLGRLLSKYFRLSVASVSFIIMGIILYIILVSNVIPNVVDVRVYERAPRDIQSPITIPLEDQTEAKKRLAAESVNNEYSFNKDVAYEQSQQLGDLIDLIKTINETESKKKKEEPQLTYEQKVDQLKQYIDTSDISEDTLTAMFQATESELSNMKRITVSVVNIVLKEPIKVEEVENARDKAVGLIRDNRNLSYGLRIAAEEITQSFIIANKTLDTEKTRQKRKEASDKVEEVVIREGEVLAKSGAVITPEIYQRLKIVGLLDQEMKTYPYYGLFIFVLILMASLYYFMKEERAKEHFKKYVTIYALLFTLTLVVMKLVSLSAEAGLSSLMYLVPVAAGAMMIKMLFNEELAVVSTVIFALSAALIFNEQTTGNFNFIMSLYVLFNGIAGIVFLGRAQQRSKILQAGFFVSFIAILTVASVLLLLNGKFTSWQIGLDLGCAALSGFISAVLTLGLLPVIESSFNILSVTKLIELSNPNHPILRKVLMEAPGTYHHSIMVANLSEAACESVGANGLLARVGSYYHDVGKTKRPHFFIENQMNMENPHDKIAPQLSKTIITAHPYDGADMLKANKIPKEIIDIAEQHHGTTLLKYFYHKASQLSEKEVSESDFRYPGPKAQTKEVAIIGISDAVEAAVRSLSKPTPVKIDQIIRKIINDRLEDGQFDECDLTLKELDTVAKTLSETLQGIFHSRIEYPEETKKVEKQ, encoded by the coding sequence TTGACCAACCTGGGACGCTTGCTGTCGAAATATTTTAGATTAAGTGTAGCATCTGTATCTTTTATTATTATGGGAATCATTTTATATATTATATTAGTCAGTAACGTTATTCCGAATGTTGTAGACGTACGTGTCTATGAAAGAGCTCCGAGGGATATTCAATCTCCAATTACGATTCCATTAGAAGATCAGACAGAAGCCAAAAAAAGGCTTGCTGCAGAAAGTGTAAACAATGAGTATAGCTTTAATAAAGATGTTGCTTATGAACAATCTCAGCAATTAGGTGATTTAATCGATTTAATAAAGACAATCAACGAAACGGAAAGTAAAAAGAAGAAAGAGGAACCGCAGTTAACTTACGAACAGAAAGTTGATCAATTAAAGCAATACATAGATACTTCAGATATCTCTGAAGACACATTAACAGCAATGTTTCAGGCAACTGAAAGCGAATTAAGCAACATGAAGCGAATCACAGTTTCGGTGGTCAATATTGTCTTAAAAGAGCCGATAAAGGTAGAAGAAGTTGAGAATGCAAGAGATAAAGCGGTTGGTTTAATCCGCGATAATAGAAATTTATCCTATGGGTTAAGAATCGCAGCGGAAGAGATAACTCAAAGTTTTATTATTGCAAATAAAACATTGGACACGGAAAAAACACGGCAAAAACGAAAAGAAGCAAGCGACAAGGTAGAAGAAGTGGTTATAAGAGAAGGTGAAGTTCTCGCAAAAAGCGGGGCGGTTATTACACCGGAAATCTATCAAAGATTGAAAATCGTTGGGCTTCTTGATCAAGAAATGAAAACATACCCTTATTACGGTCTCTTCATTTTTGTTCTCATTTTGATGGCATCACTTTACTACTTCATGAAAGAAGAAAGAGCGAAAGAGCATTTCAAAAAGTACGTAACCATATATGCTTTATTATTCACCTTGACACTTGTTGTCATGAAACTAGTAAGTTTAAGTGCTGAAGCAGGGTTATCAAGTCTAATGTACCTTGTCCCTGTTGCTGCAGGTGCGATGATGATTAAGATGCTGTTTAACGAAGAATTGGCAGTTGTTTCTACTGTTATATTTGCTCTCAGTGCTGCTTTGATTTTTAATGAACAAACAACAGGGAACTTTAATTTTATTATGAGTTTATACGTCCTTTTTAATGGCATAGCCGGAATTGTTTTTTTAGGGAGAGCGCAGCAGCGTTCAAAAATTCTTCAAGCAGGTTTTTTTGTTTCTTTTATAGCCATCCTAACAGTAGCTAGTGTACTATTGCTTTTAAACGGGAAGTTTACATCATGGCAGATTGGGTTAGATCTTGGCTGTGCAGCTCTATCAGGATTTATTTCTGCTGTGCTTACTCTGGGTCTGCTGCCTGTTATTGAATCATCTTTTAATATTTTATCAGTCACTAAGCTTATTGAGCTTTCCAACCCCAATCACCCTATTTTGCGGAAAGTCCTAATGGAAGCTCCAGGGACGTATCACCATAGTATTATGGTTGCCAACCTTTCAGAAGCCGCGTGTGAATCAGTTGGAGCCAATGGACTATTGGCTCGGGTAGGTTCTTATTATCATGATGTAGGAAAAACAAAACGGCCACATTTCTTCATTGAAAATCAAATGAATATGGAGAATCCGCACGATAAAATTGCTCCTCAGCTTAGTAAAACAATTATTACCGCTCATCCATATGATGGGGCCGACATGCTGAAAGCGAATAAAATACCTAAAGAAATTATCGACATTGCAGAACAGCACCATGGGACGACACTGCTTAAATATTTCTATCATAAAGCCTCACAGCTATCGGAAAAAGAAGTGTCAGAATCAGATTTTCGCTACCCTGGTCCTAAAGCTCAAACAAAAGAGGTGGCAATCATCGGTATTTCGGATGCTGTAGAAGCTGCAGTAAGGTCTCTTTCAAAACCAACACCAGTAAAGATAGATCAAATTATTCGAAAAATTATTAATGATAGACTTGAAGATGGACAGTTTGATGAATGTGATCTTACTCTAAAGGAACTCGATACTGTTGCAAAGACTTTAAGTGAAACTCTTCAGGGAATTTTCCATTCCAGAATCGAGTATCCAGAAGAAACAAAAAAGGTGGAGAAACAATGA
- the ybeY gene encoding rRNA maturation RNase YbeY, whose translation MDENSQEYAELISNVLQKAAEMEGTGTSEISVTLVTKERIQEINKEYRDKDSVTDVISFAMEEMGEDEIEIIGGEETRFLGDIIICVEVAEEQASDFGHSMDREMGFLAVHGLLHLLGYDHMNDEDEKRMFSRQEEILEQYGLRR comes from the coding sequence ATGGATGAAAATAGTCAGGAATATGCCGAATTGATTTCGAACGTTCTTCAAAAAGCTGCAGAGATGGAAGGGACAGGCACTTCTGAAATCTCGGTAACTTTAGTTACAAAAGAAAGAATCCAAGAAATTAATAAAGAGTATAGAGATAAAGACAGTGTTACTGATGTTATCTCATTTGCAATGGAAGAAATGGGAGAAGACGAAATCGAAATTATTGGTGGAGAAGAGACTCGCTTCTTAGGAGATATCATCATTTGTGTTGAAGTTGCTGAAGAACAAGCATCTGATTTTGGGCATTCCATGGATAGAGAAATGGGATTCCTTGCTGTACATGGTTTGCTTCATTTACTTGGTTATGACCATATGAATGATGAAGATGAAAAAAGAATGTTTAGCCGCCAAGAAGAGATATTGGAGCAATATGGACTGAGAAGATGA
- a CDS encoding diacylglycerol kinase family protein, translating into MIEWKKLISSFKYAFEGIVAVFKNEQNFKIHTIISVVVILTAIALDFSNLRMIILLIIIGMVLALELVNTAVEKTVDLVTQNVHPLAKQAKDAAAGAVLVFSIFAVIIGILLFIEPIFSILR; encoded by the coding sequence ATGATTGAGTGGAAAAAGTTAATTTCGAGCTTTAAATACGCATTTGAAGGAATAGTAGCTGTATTTAAGAACGAACAAAATTTTAAAATTCACACCATTATAAGTGTAGTCGTTATTTTAACAGCGATTGCACTTGATTTTTCTAATCTTAGAATGATTATTCTGTTGATCATTATAGGCATGGTACTAGCCCTGGAATTAGTCAATACTGCTGTTGAAAAGACGGTAGATCTAGTCACTCAAAATGTTCATCCTTTGGCAAAGCAGGCGAAAGATGCTGCTGCAGGGGCGGTTTTGGTTTTTTCTATTTTTGCTGTTATAATCGGTATACTGTTATTTATAGAACCTATATTTAGCATCCTGCGTTAA
- a CDS encoding cytidine deaminase has protein sequence MNKEQLIEQAKLAREKAYVPYSKFKVGAALLSEDGNVYNGANIENAAYSLTCCAERTALFKAYTEGDTKFSAIAVVADTKRPVPPCGACRQVISELCPPEMPVYLTNLNGDVQELKVKELLPGAFSPEDLND, from the coding sequence ATGAACAAAGAACAATTGATAGAACAAGCGAAATTAGCGAGAGAAAAAGCATATGTACCTTATTCTAAATTTAAAGTAGGTGCAGCATTACTTTCTGAAGATGGCAATGTTTACAACGGCGCTAATATTGAAAATGCAGCGTATAGTCTCACATGCTGTGCAGAAAGAACGGCTTTATTTAAAGCATACACAGAAGGCGATACTAAATTCAGTGCAATTGCTGTCGTAGCAGATACGAAGAGACCTGTACCTCCTTGCGGTGCATGCCGTCAAGTAATTTCAGAATTATGCCCTCCTGAAATGCCCGTGTATTTAACTAATTTAAATGGGGACGTGCAGGAGCTTAAAGTTAAAGAATTGCTGCCTGGAGCTTTTTCACCGGAGGATTTGAATGATTAA
- the era gene encoding GTPase Era, which produces MIKEGYKSGFVTIIGRPNVGKSTLLNQVIGQKIAIMSDKPQTTRNKIQAVYTTEEAQVIFIDTPGIHKPKHKLGDFMTRTAQQTLNEVDLILFVINAEEGYGRGDQFIIDRLQNVKNPVFLVVNKIDKVHPDNLLPLIDMYRNKLDVQEVVPISALNGNNVDTLLNQIVSYMEEGPQFYPEDQVTDHPERFITAELVREKVLHLTREEIPHSVAVVIEEMKVREEKNVVFVNATIIVERSSQKGIIIGKQGKMLKEIGKRARADIETLLGSRVFLELYVKVQTDWRNRQKQLAEFGFNEDDY; this is translated from the coding sequence ATGATTAAAGAAGGCTATAAATCTGGATTTGTTACGATTATCGGGAGACCTAATGTCGGAAAGTCAACTTTGTTAAATCAAGTTATTGGACAAAAGATCGCCATAATGAGTGATAAACCGCAAACGACGAGAAATAAAATTCAAGCCGTTTATACAACAGAAGAAGCGCAGGTTATTTTCATCGATACACCAGGCATTCACAAGCCAAAGCATAAACTCGGTGATTTTATGACTAGAACAGCACAGCAGACACTAAATGAAGTAGACTTGATTTTATTCGTTATTAATGCTGAGGAAGGCTATGGTCGAGGAGATCAATTCATCATTGACAGACTACAAAATGTAAAGAATCCAGTGTTTTTGGTAGTGAACAAAATTGACAAGGTTCACCCTGACAATTTGCTGCCATTGATTGATATGTACCGGAATAAATTAGATGTACAAGAAGTCGTTCCAATTTCAGCGTTAAACGGAAATAATGTGGATACATTGCTGAACCAGATTGTTTCTTACATGGAAGAAGGTCCACAATTTTATCCAGAAGACCAAGTAACGGACCATCCTGAACGATTCATTACAGCAGAATTAGTTCGCGAAAAAGTTCTTCATCTTACTCGTGAAGAAATTCCCCACTCTGTAGCTGTCGTTATTGAGGAAATGAAAGTACGCGAAGAAAAGAATGTAGTCTTTGTAAATGCGACGATTATTGTTGAACGTTCATCTCAAAAAGGAATCATTATTGGTAAACAAGGAAAGATGCTAAAAGAAATTGGAAAACGGGCACGAGCTGATATTGAAACACTTCTGGGATCCAGAGTATTTTTAGAACTTTATGTTAAAGTTCAGACGGATTGGAGAAACCGCCAGAAACAGCTTGCTGAATTCGGTTTCAACGAAGACGATTATTGA
- a CDS encoding YqzL family protein — protein MKEFTWKVFCETGNIDTYLLYKELDHEITARSAVILSEEPLEDPPFH, from the coding sequence ATGAAAGAGTTTACATGGAAAGTTTTCTGTGAAACAGGCAATATTGATACCTATTTGTTATACAAAGAGCTAGACCATGAAATAACAGCAAGATCTGCAGTTATTCTTTCTGAAGAGCCTCTTGAGGATCCTCCTTTTCATTAA